The genomic stretch CGGCTTCTTCTTCGGCTCTCTGTCGGGTGTAAGCCAGAGAGCCGCAGGATTGCATGGCCGCCAGCACGGGCTCCAGCAAATGGCGCCCATTACCTTCTTCGATCGCCTGGCGGATCATGGCGCGCTGCTCTTCGTTGCCGTGATGCATGGCATGCAGCAACGGCAACGTGGGCTTGCCTTCGTTCAGATCATCGCCGGTATTTTTCCCCAGCGTTTTGCCGTCGGCGCTGTAATCGAGCAAATCGTCAATCAGTTGGAAGGCGGTGCCGAGGTAACGGCCGTAGTCCTGTAAGGCCTGTTCCTGCTCGCTGCTGGCGCCCGACAAAATGGCGGATGACTGCGCCGCCGCCTCGAACAACCGGGCCGTTTTGCTGTAAATCACCCGCATGTAACTGTCTTCGGTAATGTCCGGATCGTTGCAGTTCATGAGCTGGAGTACTTCGCCTTCTGCGATGACGTTGACGGCGTCGGACATCACCGACATGACGCGCAACGAAGCCAGGCTGGTCATCATCTGAAAAGCGCGGGTATAAATGAAGTCGCCTACCAGCACACTGGCGGCATT from Dickeya fangzhongdai encodes the following:
- the ispB gene encoding octaprenyl diphosphate synthase, yielding MNLEQITALSAQDMAAVNQTILDQLNSDVVLINQLGNYIISGGGKRIRPMIAVLTARALNYQDDKHITVAALIEFIHTATLLHDDVVDESDMRRGKATANAAFGNAASVLVGDFIYTRAFQMMTSLASLRVMSVMSDAVNVIAEGEVLQLMNCNDPDITEDSYMRVIYSKTARLFEAAAQSSAILSGASSEQEQALQDYGRYLGTAFQLIDDLLDYSADGKTLGKNTGDDLNEGKPTLPLLHAMHHGNEEQRAMIRQAIEEGNGRHLLEPVLAAMQSCGSLAYTRQRAEEEADKAITAIQCLPASDFRTALEGLAHLAVQRDF